Proteins encoded together in one Asterias rubens chromosome 4, eAstRub1.3, whole genome shotgun sequence window:
- the LOC117289622 gene encoding uncharacterized protein LOC117289622, producing MMYVSVITCLVCLVPILVRSLPVDEEYSASSSDYQSSADYQDILLLPMEAFTLNDQNGDGFITHNEYRKSNPNMPEMDSKTIFSNFDQDKDGRISRTEFKSQVQHNTPKPEEDCFTTLMKTCSTEFINAVKKWGSKQGDAMCHSLPVYKNCIQRERTTCSTESEGGQSQSSFDDEVNSLITRFRKSLCQDTHFPKVRPSTSAVSTNIMPTSAVSDAVQAGIRQVRSGRRQSKRYRSRLRRQSCIVSTMRPCNNQFVSALQGEDEDPCHSLIKYRQCVHKSTRRCSDPNIHVIQRAIKFLTKEHRRVKICSKLDK from the exons ATGATGTATGTCAGTGTGATCACGTGTCTTGTTTGCCTCGTACCCATCTTGGTGAGGTCGCTCCCGGTCGATGAAGAATACTCAGCTAGTTCATCTGATTACCAAAGCAGTGCAGA CTACCAGGACATTCTTCTTCTCCCAATGGAAGCGTTCACTTTAAATGATCAAAATGGAGATGGGTTTATAACACACAACGAGTACCGAAAATCCAACCCTAACATGCCTGAAATGGACTCCAAAACAATTTTCTCAAACTTCGATCAAGACAAGGATGGCAGAATATCTCGAACGGAGTTCAAGTCTCAGGTCCAGCACAACACACCGAAACCAGAAG AGGACTGTTTTACAACATTGATGAAAACTTGCAGCACGGAGTTCATAAACGCAGTGAAGAAGTGGGGATCCAAACAAGGTGACGCTATGTGCCACAGCTTGCCA gtttacaaaaaCTGTATTCAGCGTGAAAGAACGACATGTAGTACGGAGTCCGAGGGTGGCCAATCGCAAAGTTCCTTTGATGATGAAGTGAATTCTCTTATAACGCGATTTAGAAAGTCACTTTGTCAAGATACCCATTTTCCTAAAGTCCGACCATCAACATCAGCAGTCAGCACAAATATCATGCCAACATCAGCAGTATCAGACGCAGTTCAAGCTGGCATTAGACAAGTCAGATCAGGAAGAAGAC AGTCAAAGCGCTACAGAAGTCGGTTAAGAAGACAGAGTTGCATTGTGTCGACCATGAGGCCTTGTAACAACCAGTTTGTTTCTGCCTTACAAGGAGAAGATGAAGATCCATGCCACAGTCTTATTAAATACCGACAGTGTGTTCATAAGAGTACACGTCGATGCAGTGATCCCAACATACACGTCATCCAAAGGGCAATTAAGTTCCTCACTAAGGAACACAGACGAGTCAAGATTTGTTCCAAGCTGGATAAGTAG